A genomic stretch from Cloacibacterium caeni includes:
- a CDS encoding thioredoxin family protein: protein MKATLSMLFLWVFSFSFSQVNWMTMEQALTAQKANPKKILIDFYADWCGPCKLMDKQTYSHPIISKYINENFYAVKFNAEGNQTVNFYDRVFTNPDFATKAKSKNAMHQFAKFMNVNGYPALVFLDENAQPITNLMGYFSAKELEPYITLFSKGEYKNIKTREQWENYQKKFKSKIKE from the coding sequence ATGAAAGCTACTTTATCGATGTTATTTCTTTGGGTGTTCAGTTTTTCCTTTTCACAAGTGAATTGGATGACGATGGAACAAGCGTTAACTGCTCAAAAAGCCAATCCAAAAAAGATTCTCATCGATTTTTATGCAGATTGGTGTGGACCGTGTAAATTGATGGATAAACAAACCTATTCACATCCTATTATTTCGAAATACATCAATGAAAATTTTTATGCTGTAAAATTCAATGCAGAAGGCAATCAGACGGTTAATTTTTACGACAGAGTTTTTACCAATCCTGATTTTGCTACCAAGGCAAAAAGCAAAAATGCAATGCACCAGTTCGCGAAGTTTATGAATGTCAATGGCTATCCAGCTTTGGTATTTTTAGACGAAAATGCTCAACCGATTACCAATTTGATGGGATATTTCTCTGCCAAAGAATTAGAACCTTATATCACTCTATTTTCTAAAGGCGAATATAAAAATATCAAAACCCGTGAACAATGGGAAAACTATCAGAAGAAGTTTAAATCTAAGATTAAAGAGTAA
- a CDS encoding peptide MFS transporter → MNLTLEQIQDFKGKYPRQIWSLFFSEMWERFCFYGMRGMLTFFMVYELLMKKDDAQLQYGATQAFVYAFTFVGGLFADKILGFRKSLFWGGLLMIVGSLILAIDPHQFFFLGISFTVVGTGFFKPNISSMVGQLYKSNDNRTDAGFSLFYAGINIGAFIGGYICIAVGKGDMFSSFIPEDKRWNFAFGFAALVMIISLVNFIFTQRSLGPIGLQPQKLNSDGIYQPLEKWKEYGTYILTLVLVPVIMKMVSVPEYTDYFMWTIGPLTLLYLFYEMSKVTPAERNKLWAALVFIVFSILFWGIYEQSGGSLSIFAAEHLDKKLLFFNADPNGINNSGGAFFVIIFAFVFSFIWLWLSKRKMEPNTIIKFGLGFIFLGLGYYVLFATKFFATLQGITSLNIFTIALLVITFGELCLSPIGLSIMTKLSSEKLQGVMMGTWFLASAYGQYVAGIIGANMASAKEGATNYEKLITYTEGYKDLGIYALVAGLVLILISPFVKKLMQEVH, encoded by the coding sequence ATGAATTTAACTCTCGAACAAATTCAAGATTTTAAAGGTAAATATCCTCGCCAGATTTGGTCACTCTTTTTCTCTGAAATGTGGGAACGTTTCTGCTTCTACGGAATGCGCGGAATGCTCACTTTTTTTATGGTTTACGAATTATTAATGAAAAAAGATGATGCACAACTGCAATATGGAGCTACTCAAGCTTTTGTATACGCATTTACTTTCGTGGGCGGACTTTTTGCGGATAAAATCCTTGGTTTCAGGAAATCTCTATTTTGGGGAGGTTTACTGATGATAGTTGGGAGTTTAATTTTAGCAATAGATCCTCATCAGTTTTTCTTTTTGGGTATTTCTTTTACCGTTGTAGGAACAGGTTTTTTTAAACCTAACATTTCTTCCATGGTTGGACAATTGTATAAATCTAATGATAATAGAACAGACGCTGGTTTTTCATTGTTTTATGCAGGTATTAATATAGGAGCTTTTATTGGTGGATATATTTGTATTGCTGTAGGAAAAGGCGATATGTTTTCTAGCTTTATTCCAGAAGATAAAAGATGGAATTTTGCTTTTGGTTTTGCAGCTTTGGTAATGATAATAAGTTTAGTTAATTTTATTTTTACTCAAAGAAGTTTAGGACCTATTGGTTTACAACCTCAAAAATTAAATTCTGATGGTATTTATCAGCCTCTAGAAAAATGGAAAGAATACGGAACCTATATATTGACATTAGTTCTAGTTCCGGTAATCATGAAAATGGTTTCTGTTCCAGAATATACAGATTATTTTATGTGGACGATTGGTCCATTAACTTTGCTCTATCTTTTCTATGAAATGTCCAAAGTCACTCCTGCTGAAAGAAATAAATTGTGGGCAGCTTTGGTTTTTATTGTTTTCTCTATTCTTTTTTGGGGAATTTATGAGCAGAGTGGCGGTTCTTTGAGTATTTTTGCGGCGGAACATCTCGATAAAAAATTGCTTTTTTTTAATGCTGATCCTAATGGTATTAATAATTCTGGAGGTGCATTTTTTGTGATTATTTTTGCATTTGTTTTCAGTTTTATTTGGCTTTGGTTAAGCAAAAGAAAGATGGAGCCTAATACAATCATTAAATTTGGTTTAGGATTTATCTTTTTAGGATTAGGATATTATGTGCTTTTTGCGACTAAATTTTTTGCCACTCTTCAAGGGATAACTTCTCTGAATATTTTCACAATTGCTTTATTGGTTATTACCTTTGGTGAACTATGCTTATCGCCAATTGGTTTGTCTATTATGACGAAGCTTTCTTCCGAAAAACTACAAGGTGTAATGATGGGAACTTGGTTTTTGGCTTCAGCTTACGGACAATATGTCGCAGGAATTATTGGTGCAAATATGGCTTCAGCAAAGGAAGGGGCAACCAACTATGAAAAATTAATTACTTACACAGAAGGATATAAAGATTTAGGAATCTATGCTTTAGTGGCTGGTTTGGTACTGATTTTGATATCTCCTTTTGTGAAAAAATTAATGCAAGAGGTTCATTAA
- a CDS encoding peptide MFS transporter: MDTAQQKGHPKGLYLLFFTEMWERFSYYGMRGILILYLTKTFLEGGLAFDEGTASLIYGWFTGFVYFTPLIGGWLADKYLGQRLSITIGGLTMMVGQLILFSIGSHTGLYLGLFLLIIGNGFFKPNISTLVGGLYKDGDERRDSAFSIFYMGINLGAFLAPLVIGFLTDNIFAVKDETGNNIISYGYRYGFLAAAIGMFLGQIAFNMLAQKYLGDLGKKPGSLNSTPNADTGEVADPNKPLTKAEKQRIAVIFVYFLFAIFFFAGFEQAGSSLSLYTDKFIDRNVFGFTIPTSWFQSVNPLFIVLLAPLFSVFWSSEAGKKLSTPIKMGLGMILLGVGFFFMLGAVAERGGNIADDTIKASLLWLVFTYLLHTIGELCLSPVGLSVVTKLSPPKLASLLMGVWLLASFFANVIGGYLASYVESMGAGNIFLYVSIFVIICGLGLVLLNKKLVAMMHGVK; encoded by the coding sequence ATGGATACAGCACAACAAAAAGGACATCCTAAAGGACTATACCTTTTATTTTTCACAGAAATGTGGGAACGTTTTTCTTATTATGGTATGAGAGGGATTTTGATCCTATATCTTACTAAAACCTTTTTAGAAGGGGGACTTGCTTTTGATGAAGGGACAGCTAGTTTAATTTATGGTTGGTTTACAGGATTTGTATATTTTACACCACTTATTGGTGGTTGGCTAGCCGACAAATACTTAGGTCAAAGATTATCAATTACTATTGGTGGTCTTACAATGATGGTGGGGCAGTTGATATTGTTTTCAATAGGATCTCATACTGGGTTGTATCTTGGGTTGTTTTTGTTGATTATTGGAAATGGATTTTTCAAACCTAATATTTCAACATTAGTTGGTGGACTTTATAAAGATGGAGATGAGAGAAGAGATTCAGCGTTTTCTATATTTTACATGGGTATTAATTTAGGTGCTTTCTTAGCTCCATTAGTAATAGGTTTTTTAACAGATAATATATTTGCAGTAAAAGACGAAACAGGTAATAATATTATCTCTTATGGTTACCGTTACGGATTTTTAGCGGCAGCAATTGGTATGTTTTTAGGACAAATTGCTTTTAATATGTTGGCTCAAAAGTATTTAGGAGATTTAGGTAAAAAGCCAGGTAGTTTAAATTCTACTCCTAATGCAGATACTGGAGAAGTAGCTGATCCAAATAAACCATTAACAAAGGCAGAAAAACAAAGGATTGCGGTTATATTTGTTTATTTCTTGTTTGCAATTTTCTTCTTTGCTGGTTTTGAACAAGCAGGATCTTCTTTATCATTGTACACTGATAAATTTATTGATAGAAATGTTTTTGGATTTACAATTCCAACTTCATGGTTTCAATCAGTTAATCCATTGTTTATTGTTCTTTTAGCACCATTGTTTAGTGTGTTTTGGAGTTCAGAAGCTGGTAAAAAATTATCTACACCTATTAAGATGGGATTAGGTATGATTTTATTAGGAGTTGGTTTCTTCTTTATGTTAGGAGCAGTTGCTGAAAGAGGTGGTAATATTGCTGATGATACTATTAAAGCGAGTTTACTATGGTTAGTATTTACGTATTTATTACATACGATAGGTGAATTATGTTTGTCACCAGTTGGTTTATCTGTTGTTACAAAATTATCTCCTCCAAAATTAGCTTCATTGCTAATGGGTGTTTGGTTATTAGCATCTTTCTTTGCTAATGTAATTGGAGGTTATTTGGCATCATATGTTGAAAGTATGGGAGCTGGTAATATTTTCTTGTATGTGTCAATTTTTGTTATCATTTGTGGTTTAGGGCTCGTATTACTAAATAAAAAATTGGTTGCAATGATGCACGGTGTTAAATAA
- a CDS encoding peptide MFS transporter translates to MNNKHPKGLPYLFFTEMWERFGYYLILGIFVLYLIEPEGMRGGLGLPDKMADDIFGTYIALTYLTPFIGGFLADRVLGYVKSIYLGGILMAAGYIGMGVFKDLPLFYTSLGLIIVGNGFFKPTISTLLGNLYSDEKYKANKDSGYNIFYMGINIGAFICNIIAAFMRNKFGWGEAFITAGIGMLVSLVVFTVGMKHYRQAAEMKPVQEGDTKLSEILVKVFLPAIIAGAIGWFLPGEIFGSDSTDAFIFACIPVIYFYVSLYFKANQKEKPAIGALLSIFLISMFFWAVFKQNGTALTRWANYYTDRSVPASVEKPLEDIYMVDGKDFKDKEVSVYDDQYQTQKDEEGKTLKTQGKDIYFRNIKPEQKAQLEQNPSQKVFLYNTELFQSINPFWVIALTPVIVAFWAMLRRKGKEPLTPTKIVLGLFISALSCLVMVLAVYAGDNGAVKVSPWWLVASYGVITVGELCLSPMGLSFVSKLSPARITALMMGGFFLANSVGNKLSGILASTWYSYDNKMNYFLVNFALLIFATLLGVAMLKRLNKIMKDQGH, encoded by the coding sequence ATGAACAATAAACATCCAAAAGGTTTACCGTATTTGTTCTTCACAGAAATGTGGGAAAGATTCGGGTATTATTTAATTTTAGGAATTTTTGTATTATATCTTATTGAGCCAGAAGGAATGAGAGGAGGATTAGGTCTTCCTGATAAAATGGCAGATGATATCTTCGGGACTTACATTGCCCTTACTTATCTTACTCCATTTATTGGTGGTTTCTTGGCAGATAGAGTTCTAGGATACGTGAAATCTATTTATTTGGGTGGTATTTTGATGGCTGCGGGTTACATTGGGATGGGCGTTTTCAAAGATTTACCACTTTTTTATACTTCTTTAGGATTAATTATTGTGGGAAATGGTTTCTTTAAGCCTACTATTTCTACACTTTTAGGAAATCTTTATTCAGACGAAAAATATAAAGCCAATAAAGATTCTGGTTATAACATTTTCTACATGGGAATTAATATCGGAGCATTCATCTGTAATATTATTGCAGCATTTATGCGTAATAAATTCGGTTGGGGAGAAGCATTTATCACCGCTGGAATCGGGATGTTGGTTAGTTTAGTAGTTTTCACAGTAGGAATGAAACATTACAGACAAGCTGCAGAAATGAAGCCAGTACAGGAAGGAGATACCAAACTTTCTGAAATTTTGGTTAAAGTATTCTTACCTGCAATTATCGCGGGAGCAATCGGTTGGTTCTTACCGGGAGAAATCTTCGGAAGTGATAGTACAGATGCGTTTATTTTTGCGTGTATTCCTGTTATTTATTTTTATGTTTCTCTTTATTTCAAAGCGAATCAGAAAGAAAAACCTGCGATTGGCGCATTGTTGTCTATCTTTTTAATTTCGATGTTTTTCTGGGCGGTTTTCAAGCAAAACGGAACGGCTTTAACTCGTTGGGCAAACTATTATACCGATAGAAGTGTTCCTGCAAGTGTAGAAAAACCTTTGGAAGATATTTATATGGTTGACGGAAAAGATTTCAAAGACAAAGAAGTTTCTGTGTATGATGACCAATACCAAACGCAAAAAGATGAAGAAGGAAAAACTCTAAAAACTCAAGGAAAAGATATTTATTTCAGAAATATTAAACCTGAACAAAAAGCACAATTAGAGCAAAATCCTTCCCAAAAAGTGTTTCTATACAATACAGAATTATTCCAATCCATTAATCCATTTTGGGTAATTGCGTTAACGCCAGTAATTGTAGCATTCTGGGCCATGCTCAGACGAAAAGGAAAAGAACCTTTAACGCCAACTAAAATTGTTTTGGGATTATTTATCTCAGCACTTTCTTGTTTGGTGATGGTTCTTGCGGTTTACGCTGGTGATAATGGAGCCGTAAAAGTTTCACCGTGGTGGTTAGTTGCAAGTTATGGAGTGATTACAGTTGGGGAATTATGTCTATCACCGATGGGACTTTCTTTCGTTTCAAAACTTTCTCCAGCGAGAATCACCGCATTAATGATGGGTGGTTTCTTCTTGGCCAATTCCGTAGGAAATAAACTTTCAGGAATTTTAGCAAGTACTTGGTACAGCTATGACAATAAGATGAATTATTTCTTGGTAAATTTTGCTTTACTCATTTTTGCTACTTTACTAGGAGTAGCTATGCTAAAGCGTTTGAATAAAATTATGAAAGACCAAGGTCACTAA
- a CDS encoding DUF2281 domain-containing protein has protein sequence MEITIKDLEKNLKTLPKELLGNVNDYIDFLKEKYLDKDWANQLSDSQKESIKKGISDIENGNIISHEEAKQKIRNYLQSKAI, from the coding sequence ATGGAAATCACAATAAAAGATTTAGAAAAAAATCTAAAGACACTTCCCAAAGAACTTTTAGGGAATGTGAATGACTATATTGATTTCTTGAAGGAGAAATACTTAGATAAAGATTGGGCAAATCAACTATCTGATAGCCAAAAAGAATCCATCAAAAAAGGAATTTCAGATATAGAAAATGGGAACATCATTTCGCATGAAGAAGCCAAACAAAAAATTAGAAATTACCTTCAATCAAAAGCCATTTAA
- a CDS encoding type II toxin-antitoxin system RelE/ParE family toxin: MKIIWSKETLENYLKVLDYLLENWTIKEIERFENNFDELIERLKSHKEICPKSKLLNFRKCKIDENNSLIYQEVNHTIFLITIIDNRSFHSY, from the coding sequence ATGAAAATTATTTGGTCTAAAGAAACTCTAGAAAACTATTTAAAAGTTTTAGATTATTTACTAGAAAACTGGACAATAAAAGAAATCGAAAGATTTGAAAATAATTTTGACGAACTGATTGAAAGGTTAAAATCACACAAAGAAATTTGTCCAAAATCTAAACTTCTAAATTTCAGAAAATGCAAAATAGACGAAAATAATTCTTTAATTTATCAAGAAGTAAATCATACAATTTTCCTTATCACAATTATAGATAATAGAAGCTTTCATAGCTACTAA
- a CDS encoding S9 family peptidase, with protein sequence MKKLFLTLGFLGMIHFGFAQEITLEKIYSGYYRGKNIAGIASLKNGENYAVIERGGIAKYSYKTTEKVGNIVDGSFESYIFSDDESKILLQKESEPIYRHSFLGKFDVKDLTSGKIISLNNGNFVQEPKFSPNGKLVAFISDNNLFYQDLESGKITQITNDGKKNSVINGLGDWVYEEEFGHADFYQWNKGSDAIIFVRFDESQVPEMNMQMYNKSLYPTDYRFKYPKAGEKNSEVSAHLYQVNSGKTIHLDLAGFENYYIPQVFSTAKNDEVAIATSNRHQNKVEILKINTASGAVSKLLTETDQAWIDTDNLTLEFLEDNSFLWASERSGFRHLYWYDAKGKLNKQVTKGNWEITDYYGFNPKTKEVFLQTTEKGSINKVVSKFNISSGKSVLLSQAEGNNRADFSKNFQYFIETNSTAKKPFTYTLKDGNGKFVKELQNNDALLSKLNADNLVTKEFMIIPNEAGDQMNAYIMKPKDFDPNKKYPLFMFQYSGPGSQQVSNSWDGGNGLWFNHLVQKGYIVVCVDGRGTGYRGTKYKKVTYKNLGKYEIEDQIAAAKWLGNQSYIDKSRIGIFGWSYGGYMASLAMTKGADVFKAGIAVAPVTNWRYYDSIYTERFLQTPQENPEGYDQNSPTTFAKLLKGKFLLIHGTADDNVHFQNSMEFSEALIQNNKQFEFMAYPDKNHGIYGGQTRPQLYKKMTDFILENL encoded by the coding sequence ATGAAGAAATTGTTTTTAACATTAGGTTTCTTGGGAATGATACATTTTGGCTTTGCTCAAGAAATTACTCTAGAAAAAATCTATTCGGGTTACTACCGTGGCAAAAACATTGCGGGAATCGCTTCTCTTAAAAATGGAGAAAACTATGCCGTAATCGAAAGAGGCGGTATTGCAAAATATTCTTACAAAACCACGGAAAAAGTAGGCAATATTGTAGACGGAAGTTTTGAGAGTTATATTTTTTCTGATGATGAATCAAAAATTCTTTTGCAAAAAGAATCTGAGCCTATTTATAGACATTCATTTTTAGGGAAATTTGATGTTAAAGACCTTACTTCAGGAAAAATAATCAGTCTGAACAACGGAAATTTCGTTCAAGAGCCTAAATTTTCGCCTAATGGAAAATTGGTGGCTTTTATTTCAGACAATAATTTATTTTATCAAGATTTAGAATCTGGAAAAATCACCCAAATTACCAATGACGGTAAGAAAAATTCAGTGATTAATGGATTGGGAGATTGGGTTTATGAAGAAGAATTCGGGCATGCAGATTTCTATCAATGGAACAAAGGAAGTGATGCCATCATTTTTGTAAGATTTGATGAATCGCAAGTTCCAGAGATGAATATGCAGATGTATAATAAATCGCTTTATCCTACAGATTACCGTTTTAAATATCCAAAAGCTGGAGAGAAAAACTCAGAAGTTTCTGCTCATTTATATCAAGTCAATTCTGGTAAAACCATCCATTTAGACTTGGCAGGTTTTGAGAATTATTATATTCCACAAGTTTTTAGTACGGCTAAAAATGATGAGGTAGCGATTGCGACCTCGAATAGACATCAGAATAAAGTAGAGATTTTAAAAATTAATACCGCTTCTGGAGCCGTTTCTAAATTATTAACCGAAACAGACCAAGCTTGGATTGATACGGATAATCTTACGTTAGAATTTTTAGAAGATAATTCATTTTTATGGGCTTCCGAGAGAAGTGGTTTCAGACATTTGTATTGGTATGATGCGAAAGGAAAACTGAACAAACAAGTAACCAAAGGAAACTGGGAAATTACTGATTATTATGGTTTTAACCCTAAAACGAAAGAAGTTTTCTTACAAACAACCGAGAAAGGAAGCATCAATAAAGTAGTTTCTAAATTTAATATTTCATCAGGGAAATCTGTATTGCTTTCTCAAGCGGAAGGAAATAATAGAGCAGATTTTTCTAAAAATTTCCAATATTTTATTGAGACTAATTCTACTGCTAAAAAACCATTCACTTATACTTTAAAAGATGGAAACGGGAAATTTGTGAAAGAATTGCAGAATAATGATGCGCTTTTAAGCAAATTAAATGCAGATAATTTGGTTACCAAAGAATTTATGATTATTCCGAATGAAGCAGGAGACCAAATGAATGCTTACATCATGAAACCTAAGGATTTTGACCCGAATAAAAAATATCCACTTTTCATGTTTCAATATTCAGGACCGGGTTCTCAGCAAGTTTCTAATTCTTGGGACGGAGGAAACGGACTTTGGTTCAATCATTTGGTTCAAAAAGGATATATCGTAGTTTGTGTAGATGGTCGTGGAACAGGTTATAGAGGAACAAAATACAAAAAAGTAACCTATAAAAATCTAGGAAAATACGAAATAGAAGACCAAATTGCTGCTGCAAAATGGTTAGGAAATCAATCTTACATTGACAAGTCTAGAATTGGTATTTTTGGGTGGAGTTATGGTGGTTATATGGCAAGTTTAGCCATGACAAAAGGTGCAGATGTTTTCAAAGCAGGAATTGCGGTAGCGCCAGTTACCAATTGGAGATATTATGACAGCATTTACACCGAAAGATTCTTGCAAACGCCACAAGAAAATCCTGAAGGTTATGACCAAAATTCGCCGACTACTTTTGCAAAATTACTAAAAGGTAAATTCCTTCTCATTCACGGAACAGCAGATGATAACGTACATTTCCAAAATTCTATGGAATTTTCTGAAGCATTAATTCAAAATAATAAGCAGTTTGAGTTTATGGCATACCCAGACAAAAATCACGGTATTTATGGTGGACAAACCAGACCTCAATTGTATAAAAAAATGACGGATTTTATTTTGGAAAATTTGTAA
- a CDS encoding glucokinase: MKFPLYLPQIENPANNNLSILAADVGGTKTNIAQFVSQNGKMVLKLEETYTTNHHNSLTEIILDFIKKNNFEKPGRISIGAAGPVVNGTCHTTNIKFKIDVTELSRDLQIEKVYLINDLEATAFGMTEVDDEFMVTMRNGNPSIGGHIAILAPGTGLGEACLFWDGKYLRPMPSEGGHSEFAPRTDVEFELVKFLQKTYGEIIVWERLVSGPAIYKIYEFLRDVKGYEEQAWLTQKLAEAKDKSAVISETAMSGLCTTCVLAMEMLVDFMARRANNMVLNYKATGGLILAGGIPPRIYNFINKDKIEESFLKCDEMEPLLAGIPIYLNLNSKTALYGAAYYGAFSE, from the coding sequence ATGAAATTTCCGCTTTATTTACCACAAATCGAAAATCCAGCAAACAATAACCTTTCAATTCTAGCAGCAGATGTAGGTGGAACCAAAACTAATATTGCACAATTTGTTTCGCAAAATGGCAAAATGGTTCTTAAGTTAGAAGAAACGTATACCACCAATCATCATAATTCTTTGACAGAAATTATTCTTGATTTTATCAAAAAAAATAATTTTGAGAAGCCAGGCAGAATTTCTATTGGTGCTGCAGGTCCTGTAGTAAACGGAACTTGTCACACTACCAATATAAAATTTAAAATAGATGTAACAGAACTTAGTAGAGATCTACAAATAGAAAAAGTCTATCTTATTAATGATTTAGAAGCTACTGCTTTTGGAATGACAGAGGTAGATGATGAATTTATGGTGACCATGAGAAATGGAAATCCTTCTATTGGTGGTCATATTGCTATCTTGGCTCCAGGAACTGGTTTAGGTGAAGCTTGTCTTTTCTGGGACGGAAAATATTTAAGACCAATGCCTTCTGAAGGTGGTCACAGTGAATTTGCGCCGAGAACAGATGTAGAATTTGAATTGGTGAAATTTTTACAAAAAACCTATGGCGAAATCATCGTTTGGGAAAGATTGGTTTCTGGACCAGCTATTTACAAAATATACGAATTTTTGAGAGATGTAAAAGGCTACGAAGAACAAGCTTGGCTTACCCAGAAATTAGCAGAAGCTAAAGATAAATCTGCCGTAATCAGTGAAACTGCAATGTCTGGATTATGTACCACTTGCGTTTTGGCAATGGAAATGCTGGTAGATTTTATGGCGAGAAGAGCCAATAATATGGTGCTGAATTACAAAGCAACGGGTGGGTTAATTTTAGCAGGTGGAATTCCGCCAAGAATTTATAACTTTATCAACAAAGATAAAATAGAAGAAAGCTTCTTAAAATGTGACGAAATGGAACCGCTTTTAGCTGGAATTCCTATTTATTTAAACCTAAATAGCAAAACAGCATTATATGGAGCGGCATATTATGGAGCTTTTTCTGAATAA
- a CDS encoding copper homeostasis protein CutC, translated as MLEIACFNKESAVIATKAGADRIEFCADFHLGGTTPDLEDFKNLKKEIDVPIYVMIRPRGGNFFYSDEGFSLMKHQLQNFYNAGADGFVFGILDQNDEVNEEQCKELIQFAKGKPCTFHRAFDRTENLEKSLEKLINCGFSTVLTSGGKSNVDEGKEMLQKLVGISAGRIDILCGGGLRSSNLVEIKKFTHAKSFHSSAILEGEVANFHEITRLKSCF; from the coding sequence ATGTTAGAAATAGCTTGTTTTAATAAAGAATCTGCTGTTATCGCTACGAAAGCTGGTGCAGATAGAATAGAGTTTTGTGCAGATTTTCATTTGGGCGGAACCACTCCTGATTTAGAAGATTTCAAAAATTTAAAAAAGGAAATAGATGTACCTATTTACGTGATGATTCGTCCGAGAGGTGGAAATTTTTTCTATTCAGATGAAGGTTTTAGCTTGATGAAACACCAATTGCAAAATTTTTATAACGCAGGTGCAGATGGTTTTGTTTTTGGGATTTTAGACCAAAATGATGAGGTAAACGAAGAGCAATGCAAGGAACTTATCCAATTTGCAAAAGGAAAACCATGTACTTTTCATCGTGCTTTTGATAGAACAGAAAATCTAGAAAAATCACTGGAAAAGCTTATTAATTGTGGTTTTTCTACCGTTTTGACGTCTGGTGGAAAATCTAATGTAGATGAAGGCAAAGAAATGCTCCAAAAATTGGTGGGAATTTCAGCGGGAAGAATAGACATTTTATGCGGTGGAGGTTTGCGTTCTTCTAACCTTGTTGAGATTAAAAAATTCACACATGCCAAGAGCTTTCATTCGTCTGCAATTCTGGAAGGAGAGGTTGCGAATTTTCATGAAATAACAAGACTAAAATCATGTTTTTAG
- a CDS encoding GxxExxY protein: MTENEISYKIIGAALEVHKNLGVGLLESAYETALVYELQKLGLKVKQQYALALNYKEIEIDNAYRIDILVEEKVIVEVKSVLELHPIHFAQTNTYLKFTGLKLGLLINFKTQLLKDGIHRIVNKL; the protein is encoded by the coding sequence ATGACAGAAAATGAAATTTCCTATAAAATAATTGGCGCAGCATTAGAAGTGCACAAAAACCTCGGAGTTGGACTATTAGAAAGTGCTTATGAAACTGCACTTGTGTATGAACTTCAAAAATTAGGTTTAAAGGTAAAGCAACAATACGCACTTGCTCTTAATTATAAAGAAATTGAAATAGACAATGCTTATAGAATTGATATTTTAGTTGAAGAAAAAGTGATTGTAGAAGTGAAATCAGTATTAGAATTACATCCTATTCATTTTGCGCAAACCAATACTTATTTGAAATTTACAGGTTTAAAATTGGGATTATTAATCAATTTTAAAACTCAGTTATTAAAAGATGGAATTCACAGAATCGTAAACAAATTGTAA